The following coding sequences are from one Beggiatoa alba B18LD window:
- a CDS encoding translocation/assembly module TamB domain-containing protein, producing the protein MKRWLKRLSLVLLIGLILTLFMAGWGASTETGSHWLIRFAQRWIPGELTIQHIEGSLLNRLVLKNIHYQHEAINVDADSLIFAWQAGALFDLNVHVQQIIANKVKVIIPPSTTPVEPSKEPFSLPEIQLPISIALDDVQLTEFELQTGETSAPFQLKIARAQLSAMIKEQVTLSKLAISGVETQGIRAELNANGHYGLTRPHPVLLDLQWIAQLPDIGEITGKGQLTGDIQKLNLNHQISNPIALQLTLSATDVLNQLGWQAEIQWQDLFYPLDNSAKLIRSQNGKITSSGQLSDYKLQLQTRLSGQDVPMTALQLDAKGNLYSANLDKLQADLLDGRVQAQGFINWKDLLQANLQLDIQQLRINDYVPDLPKEIRLNNKLQAQLNDKQWQLTQETALSNTSAQIQLNAKGSIQALDNPDFNVVLDWQNLQYPLVGASVVNVPTGKATLTGHLQAYQLDLKTQVKTPQIPDSHWQLNAQGDLNQLKQGQLTGDLLQGQLLATLSAQWADKLQAAVDVQLSDIALAPLVAELPPNVKVNARFSADLQDDKVKIQQGKISLPPTDAQITLAGEGLLQPADNPQFKADVTWKNLQFPLIGVPQIQTQAGSVKLAGTLQAYQLTLNTDLSGEQLPKGTWQAEINGNAQQIKLDKLRGEFLQGLVNANGLVELNPLKANLSLSLDKLVLHSLVAEIPATHKLSTQLRAEFANQQLQLAELNITLPPSSLKIAGQAEADLNDAQNPRFKTKLTWQGVRYPFEGKDLLLKDAKGQLSLNGTADNYQLDLLTDIVGQGQIPSGRVIANGNGDKNSFKLKQLQGKLLDGVLTLTGQVAWSPALQWTLNLNGEKLNLAPYTQQASNLALDVRSTGKLDNNQLNADIDITHIKGKIGTYPVQLQATASAQGQQFELKKFNFVSGKNRVTALFLVKTALPLKPVMQKR; encoded by the coding sequence ATGAAACGTTGGCTTAAACGCTTATCGCTGGTCTTACTCATTGGTTTAATTCTCACCCTTTTTATGGCAGGTTGGGGCGCGAGCACAGAAACAGGCTCTCATTGGCTAATTCGCTTCGCACAACGTTGGATACCAGGTGAATTAACGATTCAACACATTGAAGGCAGTTTATTAAATCGGTTGGTTTTAAAAAATATTCACTATCAGCATGAAGCCATTAATGTGGACGCAGATAGTTTAATCTTTGCGTGGCAAGCAGGCGCGTTATTCGATTTAAATGTGCATGTGCAACAAATTATTGCAAATAAAGTAAAAGTAATTATCCCGCCGAGTACGACACCCGTTGAACCGTCAAAAGAACCTTTTAGCCTGCCCGAAATTCAGTTACCCATCAGTATCGCTTTAGACGATGTGCAACTCACCGAGTTTGAACTACAAACAGGAGAGACTAGCGCACCGTTTCAACTAAAAATCGCCCGCGCCCAACTCAGCGCAATGATTAAAGAACAAGTGACTTTATCCAAGCTCGCTATCTCAGGCGTAGAAACACAAGGCATCCGTGCGGAATTAAATGCAAATGGTCACTACGGGCTAACCCGTCCGCATCCTGTTCTCCTTGACTTGCAATGGATAGCGCAACTACCTGATATTGGAGAAATCACAGGCAAAGGACAATTAACAGGCGATATTCAAAAGCTGAATTTAAACCATCAAATTAGTAACCCCATCGCTTTACAATTAACCCTCAGTGCAACCGATGTTTTAAATCAATTGGGTTGGCAAGCAGAAATTCAGTGGCAAGATTTATTTTATCCGCTAGACAATTCAGCAAAATTGATTCGCAGTCAAAACGGCAAAATTACCAGCAGCGGGCAATTATCTGATTACAAACTGCAATTACAAACCCGTTTAAGTGGTCAAGATGTCCCCATGACCGCATTACAACTCGATGCAAAAGGTAATTTGTACAGTGCGAACCTAGACAAGTTACAAGCGGATTTATTAGATGGTCGCGTACAAGCGCAAGGGTTCATCAATTGGAAAGACTTATTACAAGCCAATTTACAACTCGATATCCAACAACTACGGATTAACGATTACGTTCCCGACTTACCCAAAGAGATTAGATTAAACAACAAATTACAAGCGCAATTAAACGACAAACAATGGCAATTAACCCAAGAAACCGCGCTCAGTAATACATCCGCACAAATCCAATTAAACGCAAAAGGCTCGATACAAGCCTTAGATAACCCTGATTTTAACGTTGTTCTCGATTGGCAAAATCTACAATATCCGCTTGTTGGTGCGTCCGTCGTCAACGTACCGACAGGAAAAGCGACTCTAACAGGTCACTTACAAGCTTATCAATTAGACTTAAAAACCCAAGTTAAAACGCCACAAATTCCCGACAGCCATTGGCAATTAAACGCACAAGGCGATTTAAATCAACTAAAACAAGGGCAATTAACAGGCGACTTACTGCAAGGGCAATTACTGGCAACACTCAGCGCACAATGGGCGGATAAATTACAAGCAGCGGTCGATGTGCAATTAAGCGATATTGCCCTCGCCCCTCTTGTGGCGGAATTGCCACCAAATGTCAAAGTCAACGCCCGTTTTTCCGCTGATTTACAAGATGATAAAGTCAAAATACAACAAGGTAAAATCAGTTTACCGCCTACCGATGCGCAAATAACACTGGCTGGCGAAGGGCTATTGCAACCTGCGGATAATCCACAATTTAAAGCAGATGTAACATGGAAAAATTTACAATTTCCTTTAATCGGCGTGCCCCAAATTCAAACCCAAGCAGGCAGTGTCAAACTTGCAGGCACATTACAAGCCTATCAATTAACCTTAAATACCGATTTAAGTGGCGAACAATTGCCCAAAGGCACATGGCAAGCGGAAATTAATGGTAACGCGCAACAAATCAAACTGGATAAATTACGCGGTGAATTTTTACAAGGGCTGGTTAATGCCAACGGCTTGGTCGAACTCAATCCGTTAAAAGCTAACCTTAGCTTATCGCTGGATAAATTAGTTTTACATTCGCTTGTCGCAGAAATTCCCGCCACGCACAAACTGTCGACCCAATTACGCGCAGAATTTGCTAATCAACAATTGCAACTCGCTGAGCTTAATATCACTTTACCGCCCAGCTCGTTAAAAATTGCAGGGCAAGCCGAAGCCGATTTAAACGACGCACAAAACCCCCGTTTTAAAACCAAATTGACATGGCAAGGTGTGCGCTATCCATTTGAAGGAAAAGACTTATTACTAAAAGATGCAAAAGGTCAATTAAGTCTTAACGGGACAGCCGATAATTATCAATTAGACCTGTTAACGGATATTGTTGGACAAGGACAAATTCCATCAGGGCGCGTGATTGCGAACGGCAACGGCGATAAAAACAGCTTTAAGCTCAAACAGCTACAAGGAAAACTGTTAGACGGGGTTTTAACTCTCACAGGACAAGTTGCATGGTCGCCAGCCCTACAATGGACACTGAATTTAAACGGCGAAAAACTCAACCTCGCCCCTTACACCCAACAAGCCAGCAATCTCGCGCTTGATGTCCGTAGCACGGGCAAATTAGACAATAATCAACTCAACGCCGATATTGATATTACCCATATTAAAGGCAAAATTGGCACTTATCCTGTGCAATTACAAGCAACTGCCAGCGCACAAGGGCAACAATTTGAACTGAAAAAATTCAACTTTGTTTCTGGTAAAAACCGCGTTACCGCTTTGTTTCTGGTAAAAACCGCGTTACCGCTCAAGCCAGTTATGCAAAAACGCTGA